A window of Sulfurimonas gotlandica GD1 contains these coding sequences:
- a CDS encoding aminoglycoside phosphotransferase family protein encodes MDKIKAWLKTTPYKEYEISIASADASFRKYYRLTDADKTFLLMDSSLEKDSLAPFIDVTSRLLKVGVNAPEILEKNLKDGFLIIKDFGNTHYLNVLDANNFNVLYSKAIDTIITMQNADTKDLPLYDKAFLHFEMDLMKDWYLDKNLNVTLSEAQKSIIESSLDAISDVVLSQPQDVFVHRDYHSRNIMITPENEIGVIDYQDAMSGAITYDLVSLLKDCYIAYEREEVEKLVLEFRDKKGLDTSDAEFLKWFDFMGMQRHIKVLGIFSRLYLRDGKDGYLKDIPLTLKYTIDAASRYEETKELSYLLKEVQ; translated from the coding sequence ATGGATAAGATAAAGGCGTGGTTAAAGACAACTCCCTATAAAGAGTATGAGATAAGCATAGCATCTGCAGATGCAAGTTTTAGAAAGTATTATAGACTTACAGATGCAGACAAAACTTTTCTGCTTATGGACTCCTCACTTGAAAAAGACTCCCTTGCTCCATTTATAGATGTAACTTCAAGACTTTTAAAAGTTGGTGTTAATGCACCTGAGATTTTAGAGAAAAATCTAAAAGACGGTTTTTTGATAATCAAAGACTTTGGAAATACTCATTATCTCAATGTTTTAGATGCCAATAACTTCAATGTACTATATTCAAAAGCTATAGATACAATCATAACAATGCAAAACGCAGACACAAAAGACCTGCCACTTTATGATAAAGCTTTTTTACATTTTGAAATGGATTTAATGAAGGATTGGTACTTAGATAAAAATCTAAATGTTACTCTTAGTGAAGCTCAAAAAAGCATCATAGAGAGTTCACTGGATGCTATCTCAGATGTAGTTCTTTCTCAGCCGCAAGATGTTTTTGTCCACAGAGATTATCACTCACGAAACATTATGATAACACCAGAAAATGAGATAGGCGTGATTGACTATCAAGATGCAATGAGTGGAGCGATTACTTATGATTTGGTTTCACTTTTAAAAGATTGTTACATAGCTTATGAGAGAGAAGAAGTTGAAAAACTAGTTTTAGAGTTTCGTGATAAAAAAGGCTTAGATACAAGTGATGCAGAGTTTTTAAAATGGTTTGATTTTATGGGGATGCAAAGACACATCAAGGTTCTTGGCATCTTCAGTCGTCTTTACCTTCGTGATGGTAAAGATGGATATTTAAAAGATATACCGCTAACTCTAAAGTACACTATAGATGCAGCAAGCAGATATGAAGAAACAAAAGAGCTCTCATATCTTTTAAAAGAAGTTCAATGA
- the murU gene encoding N-acetylmuramate alpha-1-phosphate uridylyltransferase MurU, whose translation MKAMILAAGRGERMRPLTDTLPKPLLEVHGKPLILWHLERLVASGFKEVIINIAHLGHKIPKALGDGSNYGISITYSDEQDEGALESAGGIVKALPLLGDEPFLVVNGDVFCDYVFDANFDLGDKLAHLILVPNPEHNLKGDFGLNGTSVLNEDKIKYTFSGIGYYSPKLFNNLEYGKSALSPLLRDAIAKNEVSGELFNNIWHDIGTPQRLEDINK comes from the coding sequence ATGAAAGCGATGATTCTCGCAGCTGGTCGCGGAGAGAGAATGCGACCACTAACTGATACACTTCCTAAACCTCTTTTAGAAGTTCATGGTAAACCTCTTATACTCTGGCATCTGGAGAGACTTGTTGCGTCCGGCTTTAAAGAAGTCATCATTAACATAGCTCACCTAGGTCATAAGATACCCAAAGCTCTCGGTGACGGCTCAAACTACGGCATAAGTATAACTTACTCTGACGAGCAGGATGAAGGTGCTCTTGAGAGTGCCGGTGGAATTGTAAAAGCACTGCCTCTTTTAGGAGATGAACCTTTTTTAGTTGTAAATGGCGATGTTTTTTGTGACTATGTTTTTGATGCTAATTTTGACTTAGGAGATAAGCTGGCTCACCTTATCTTAGTCCCTAATCCTGAGCATAATTTAAAAGGTGATTTTGGCTTAAATGGAACTTCTGTTTTAAATGAAGACAAAATAAAATATACTTTTTCAGGCATAGGATACTATAGTCCTAAACTTTTTAATAACTTAGAATATGGAAAGTCTGCTCTGTCTCCATTACTTAGGGATGCAATAGCAAAAAATGAAGTCAGTGGTGAGTTGTTTAATAACATCTGGCATGATATAGGAACACCACAAAGATTGGAAGATATAAACAAATGA
- a CDS encoding lytic murein transglycosylase: MIRLLLFLALTTILSAKYTNCEFQNTHYIDICKKAVKNGVTYKYANKFLLSYFKTQKFDEVSWKYLQPRHIETHKKSEKKANNVLVRHVPKIVEHLKKYEEVYNYSEKKYGVNREIIAAILMKETKLGKIKPTHDAFIVFNTIVVRTKPESSRQKWLLNMGKTNMVSIITHCYKKGVTPESCNLPSSYAGAIGIPQFMPNSFVYTQGYKNKHADLTKMEDAIVSASKFLHKKADFSKLIEWDKMPNLPMIESDWYDYEHKYENASLVYTENKHGKKYKCFTCEKKDFDYLKEYAKKIMRYNNSSNYAIGVMRLAYDSHYLLSK, translated from the coding sequence ATGATTAGACTACTACTTTTTTTAGCACTTACAACAATTCTCTCAGCTAAATATACAAACTGTGAATTTCAAAACACACACTATATAGATATCTGTAAAAAGGCTGTAAAGAATGGCGTCACTTATAAGTACGCCAACAAATTTTTACTCTCATATTTCAAAACTCAGAAATTTGATGAAGTCAGCTGGAAATATTTGCAGCCACGCCATATAGAAACTCATAAAAAGAGTGAGAAAAAAGCCAATAATGTCTTAGTAAGACATGTTCCAAAGATAGTTGAGCATCTAAAAAAATACGAAGAAGTCTATAACTATAGTGAGAAAAAGTATGGTGTGAATCGTGAAATAATTGCAGCTATACTAATGAAAGAGACAAAGCTTGGAAAGATAAAACCAACTCATGATGCGTTTATAGTTTTTAATACTATTGTTGTAAGAACTAAGCCAGAGAGTTCCCGCCAAAAATGGTTACTTAATATGGGCAAGACAAATATGGTATCCATTATCACGCACTGCTATAAAAAAGGTGTTACTCCTGAGTCATGCAATCTGCCAAGCTCTTATGCCGGAGCTATAGGAATTCCTCAGTTTATGCCAAACAGCTTTGTATATACACAGGGATACAAAAATAAACATGCTGATCTGACTAAGATGGAAGATGCTATTGTCTCTGCTAGTAAATTTCTTCACAAAAAAGCAGATTTCTCCAAGCTTATAGAGTGGGATAAAATGCCTAATTTGCCAATGATAGAATCAGATTGGTACGATTACGAGCATAAGTATGAAAATGCTTCACTTGTTTACACAGAGAACAAGCATGGGAAAAAGTATAAGTGCTTTACATGTGAGAAAAAAGATTTTGATTATTTAAAAGAGTATGCTAAAAAGATCATGAGGTATAACAACTCATCTAACTACGCTATAGGTGTAATGAGACTGGCATACGACTCACACTATCTGCTCAGTAAATAG
- a CDS encoding D-hexose-6-phosphate mutarotase, with product MVIIEVNNNSASAKIALQGAHIFHYARKGEKPLLWLSDISDFQDGKAIRGGVPVCWPSFGMNNPNLPQHGFARTALFEHQSTKEIDANTTEVILTLSYSQETLTLWPYKFELELKVTVSDKLTMELITKNIDDKVFKITQALHTYFPVSHISDAKIKGLNNKPYLDALTSEQLTQSGDVIFEEEVDRVYQEVNSEVLLVDRDRTIHIQNEGSSSVVVWNPWIEKGKRMSAMRDDAYNDFVCIESANAFEDFRLIEPGESHTLKATIY from the coding sequence ATGGTAATTATCGAAGTAAATAACAACTCTGCATCTGCAAAGATAGCTCTTCAGGGAGCACATATTTTTCACTACGCTCGTAAAGGTGAAAAACCTCTTTTATGGCTTAGTGATATAAGTGACTTCCAAGATGGCAAAGCCATTCGTGGAGGAGTTCCTGTGTGCTGGCCATCATTTGGGATGAACAATCCTAATCTACCACAGCACGGCTTTGCAAGAACAGCATTGTTTGAGCATCAATCCACTAAAGAGATAGATGCCAACACAACAGAAGTTATACTCACTCTAAGTTACTCACAAGAGACACTGACTCTATGGCCATACAAGTTTGAACTGGAGTTAAAAGTAACTGTCTCGGACAAGCTGACAATGGAACTGATCACAAAAAACATTGATGATAAAGTTTTTAAAATCACACAGGCTCTTCATACTTATTTTCCTGTTTCACATATCTCAGATGCAAAAATAAAAGGCCTAAATAATAAGCCATATCTAGACGCTTTAACATCTGAACAATTAACTCAAAGTGGAGATGTAATCTTTGAAGAGGAAGTTGATAGAGTCTACCAAGAAGTAAATAGCGAAGTCTTACTTGTAGACAGAGATAGAACTATTCATATACAAAATGAAGGTTCATCTTCAGTTGTAGTTTGGAATCCTTGGATAGAAAAGGGTAAAAGAATGAGTGCTATGAGAGATGACGCTTACAACGACTTTGTCTGCATCGAATCTGCCAATGCATTTGAAGATTTTAGACTTATAGAACCAGGTGAATCTCATACACTAAAAGCTACTATTTACTGA
- a CDS encoding sugar MFS transporter, with product MRRNHTNSFAMIIIGILFFIFGFVTWLNGSLIPFLKVICDLNEFQALFVTFAFYIAYTVMALPMAHVLEKTGYKNGMVIGLAVMAVGSLLFIPAALSANFIIFLVALFTLGTGLTILQTASNPYVVLIGPLESAAMRISIMGLINKSAGVLVPILFTSLILSDITSFSSENLALVDTKELASRLIAPYLIMAMVLIGLMIFVKFSFIPELEFEKEDSYDKDTIFHFPRVVLGAVALFFYVGIEVIAGDTIGLYAQGLGVENATALTSYTMVFMVFGYLVGVAFIPKLLSQEKALIGSALVGILFLLGVAYSSNTSHEISEILWGWSSIPTLPDTVTFVALLGFANALVWPTIWPLALEGLGKYTAQGSALLIMAIAGGAILPLAFGKVAQITGDMQSAYLVGIVCYFFIFMYAIFWHKKSSW from the coding sequence TTGCGTAGAAATCACACTAATTCGTTTGCAATGATAATAATCGGCATTTTATTTTTTATATTTGGTTTTGTAACTTGGTTAAACGGTTCACTTATTCCATTTTTAAAAGTCATCTGCGATTTAAATGAATTTCAAGCTCTCTTTGTAACATTTGCTTTTTATATAGCTTACACGGTAATGGCTCTTCCAATGGCTCATGTGCTGGAGAAAACAGGTTACAAAAATGGGATGGTGATAGGTTTAGCTGTTATGGCTGTAGGAAGTCTACTCTTTATTCCCGCGGCACTTAGTGCAAACTTCATCATATTCTTAGTAGCACTTTTTACTTTGGGAACTGGACTTACAATCCTTCAAACAGCCTCAAATCCTTATGTTGTTTTGATTGGCCCATTAGAGAGCGCTGCTATGAGAATCTCTATCATGGGGCTTATAAACAAGAGTGCAGGAGTCTTAGTTCCTATACTTTTTACATCTTTAATCCTCTCAGACATCACATCTTTTTCATCAGAAAATCTGGCATTAGTTGACACAAAAGAGCTTGCATCTAGGCTGATAGCCCCATATCTTATTATGGCAATGGTTCTTATCGGACTTATGATTTTCGTGAAGTTTTCATTTATTCCTGAGTTGGAATTTGAAAAAGAGGACTCTTACGATAAAGATACGATTTTTCATTTTCCTCGTGTCGTATTAGGTGCTGTAGCTCTCTTTTTCTATGTAGGTATAGAAGTTATTGCAGGTGATACTATCGGTCTTTATGCACAAGGTCTTGGAGTTGAAAATGCAACAGCTTTAACTTCATACACGATGGTATTTATGGTCTTTGGTTATTTGGTTGGTGTGGCTTTTATTCCTAAGTTGCTCTCCCAAGAAAAAGCACTTATAGGTTCTGCTCTTGTTGGGATTTTGTTTTTACTTGGAGTTGCTTACAGCTCAAACACTTCTCATGAGATATCTGAGATTTTATGGGGTTGGAGTTCCATACCTACACTTCCAGACACAGTTACTTTTGTTGCACTTCTTGGTTTTGCAAACGCTCTTGTATGGCCTACCATCTGGCCTCTAGCACTGGAAGGACTTGGTAAATACACAGCTCAGGGAAGTGCTTTACTTATAATGGCAATAGCAGGTGGAGCGATTCTTCCACTTGCCTTTGGTAAAGTTGCGCAAATTACTGGTGATATGCAATCAGCATATTTAGTTGGTATAGTCTGTTATTTCTTTATATTTATGTATGCAATTTTTTGGCATAAAAAATCATCATGGTAA
- a CDS encoding HAD-IIB family hydrolase: MKNIYITDLDHTFLKTDLSISDYTQTIWNSKSTDSILSVATARTYKKTAQFLKNIHINAPMILLDGALIATMDKKIIDTKFISKEVADIIINEGGKFGIYPFVLALADNNLNEAFLYSSILNEHQKEVLTRYAKDDNLQECKDIRAMNDNFKIVYMGEEKLLRQLAALLEKIFGNSLKFILAPEAYVGCYFLTILHKDADKAHGIRSVSEYSGFDLSRLTVFGDNFNDLGMFELAATSVAMANAQEEVKSEADIILPHTNDEDGVAKYLEGLKFA; encoded by the coding sequence ATGAAAAATATTTATATAACTGACCTTGACCACACTTTTTTGAAAACTGATTTATCAATAAGTGATTATACTCAAACTATTTGGAATTCAAAATCTACAGATTCTATTTTGAGCGTTGCAACTGCAAGAACATACAAAAAAACTGCACAATTTTTAAAAAATATTCATATTAATGCTCCGATGATACTTCTCGATGGCGCGCTGATTGCAACTATGGATAAAAAGATAATAGATACTAAGTTTATAAGTAAAGAAGTAGCCGATATTATTATAAACGAGGGCGGAAAGTTTGGCATCTATCCATTTGTATTGGCACTTGCAGATAATAATCTAAATGAGGCTTTCCTTTATTCTAGCATTTTAAATGAACATCAAAAAGAGGTTCTTACTCGCTACGCAAAAGATGATAATTTGCAAGAATGTAAAGATATCAGAGCAATGAATGATAACTTTAAAATAGTCTATATGGGTGAAGAGAAACTGCTTCGTCAATTGGCAGCTCTTTTAGAGAAAATATTTGGAAATTCTTTGAAGTTTATCCTAGCACCTGAGGCTTATGTCGGCTGCTATTTTTTAACTATTCTTCATAAAGATGCTGACAAAGCTCATGGCATTAGAAGCGTTAGTGAGTACAGCGGATTTGATCTATCTAGGCTAACTGTATTTGGTGATAATTTTAATGATTTGGGTATGTTTGAATTGGCGGCGACTTCTGTTGCAATGGCGAATGCACAAGAGGAAGTTAAAAGTGAGGCAGACATAATCCTTCCCCACACAAATGATGAAGACGGAGTTGCTAAATATCTCGAAGGATTAAAATTTGCGTAG
- a CDS encoding SDR family NAD(P)-dependent oxidoreductase, with translation MKRAVVTGASSGIGKEITLRLLKLDYEVIGISRSITDEDFNNPYFKAMQANLADESSTLEVCNYLKKESVDILINCAGFGRFEPHEELSANTITSMTFLNLTAPMLLTNALLRSLKKNDGYLININSIEAIKTSKFAGVYSSTKAGLKAFSDSLFEETRKSGLSVTNINPDMTQTSFYDELRFDTSDKEEERLLASDIADAVEHILTMRKGAVISDYTIRSLKFGISKKRL, from the coding sequence ATGAAAAGAGCAGTAGTAACGGGTGCGAGCAGCGGTATAGGCAAAGAGATAACTTTAAGGCTTTTAAAACTTGATTACGAAGTCATTGGCATCAGCAGAAGCATAACAGATGAAGATTTCAACAACCCATATTTCAAAGCTATGCAAGCAAATCTAGCAGATGAAAGCTCTACACTTGAAGTATGTAATTATCTAAAAAAAGAGAGTGTTGATATACTAATTAATTGTGCAGGTTTTGGCCGCTTTGAGCCACATGAAGAACTAAGTGCCAATACTATAACAAGTATGACATTCTTAAACCTTACAGCACCAATGCTTTTGACAAATGCCCTTCTTCGCTCTCTTAAAAAGAATGATGGATATCTTATAAATATCAACTCCATAGAAGCTATCAAAACTAGTAAATTTGCCGGAGTTTACTCTTCTACTAAAGCTGGTTTAAAAGCATTTAGCGATTCTCTTTTTGAAGAGACTAGAAAGAGCGGACTTAGTGTTACAAACATAAACCCGGATATGACTCAGACATCTTTTTATGATGAACTGCGTTTTGATACAAGTGATAAAGAAGAAGAGAGATTACTGGCTTCTGATATAGCAGATGCTGTTGAGCACATCCTGACTATGAGAAAAGGTGCAGTCATAAGCGACTACACTATAAGAAGTTTAAAGTTTGGGATTTCTAAAAAAAGATTATGA
- the fliS gene encoding flagellar export chaperone FliS has translation MYGNNAHNIYAQNNVGIESPAKLIEMLYEGVLRFNAQAKKSIKEFNIEKRVYWINRSTAIITELITILDPEQGDVSEYLEGLYNYEIQLLASAGAENNIDKLDEVSNVFKALLEAWRETNDVAH, from the coding sequence ATGTATGGTAATAACGCTCATAATATTTATGCACAAAACAACGTAGGAATTGAATCTCCGGCAAAACTTATAGAGATGCTTTATGAGGGTGTTCTTCGTTTTAATGCTCAGGCTAAAAAGTCTATAAAAGAGTTTAATATTGAAAAACGTGTTTATTGGATTAATCGTTCCACTGCAATCATCACAGAACTTATTACTATTCTAGATCCAGAGCAGGGTGACGTTTCCGAGTATTTAGAAGGTCTTTACAACTATGAGATTCAACTTTTAGCGTCTGCGGGTGCTGAGAATAATATAGATAAACTAGATGAAGTAAGTAATGTCTTCAAAGCTCTTTTAGAAGCATGGAGAGAAACTAACGATGTGGCTCACTAG
- the fliD gene encoding flagellar filament capping protein FliD → MGISSVGVGSSILTQDVLDQLRAADEGGQITPITLSLANEGDKKDALALIDASMTNLIDSINEIKSQSLYDERKTTLTGSSVAVTAAANSDIQDFTLNVTTLATKQIEQSGSFGSEDDLVSGGAGQINLNIDGQDFAIDYTATTTLKELKNLINDVAGDKVDATVVQIGASDFRLFISSADTGTTQNITITDVTGTIDSKLSTDFDAVAIQSGVNAAFTFNGQAISRTSNQVDDLITGLKITLQATGSTDVSVQQDRENILSKFDSFVEKYNATITELDKMTKPSTDSDERGIFSGESTIKNMKRAIEDMIGSIGGGVGSLLDYGFDVDKSGTMTLDKTVLETKMDENSSNVEIFFAGGDFDNGDGTTTTVDGAFTEFSAKVEEYTKYNATLDQFKDSISETISSLEDRKAKATERLDAKYEILKKQFIAYDLMISRINSASSMFVQMANAQTAAQNS, encoded by the coding sequence ATGGGTATTAGTTCAGTAGGTGTGGGTTCAAGTATTTTAACTCAGGATGTCTTAGACCAACTTAGAGCTGCTGATGAGGGAGGGCAGATTACACCGATAACATTGAGCTTAGCTAATGAGGGTGATAAAAAAGATGCTTTAGCACTTATAGATGCGAGTATGACAAACCTTATTGACAGTATTAATGAGATTAAAAGTCAGTCGCTTTATGATGAGAGAAAAACAACCCTTACCGGTTCATCCGTTGCTGTAACAGCAGCTGCAAATAGTGATATTCAGGATTTTACTTTAAATGTTACGACATTAGCTACAAAGCAAATAGAACAATCTGGATCATTTGGTAGTGAAGATGATTTAGTCTCTGGCGGAGCTGGACAGATTAACTTAAATATCGATGGTCAAGACTTTGCGATTGATTATACTGCTACTACTACATTAAAAGAGTTAAAAAATCTGATAAATGATGTGGCGGGAGATAAGGTTGATGCTACTGTTGTACAAATTGGAGCAAGTGATTTTAGACTATTTATAAGTTCAGCAGATACAGGTACAACACAAAATATTACCATTACCGATGTAACAGGTACAATTGATTCAAAATTAAGTACTGATTTTGATGCAGTTGCTATTCAAAGCGGCGTGAATGCAGCTTTTACATTTAATGGTCAGGCAATTTCCAGAACTAGTAATCAAGTAGATGATTTGATCACAGGTTTGAAAATCACCCTGCAAGCAACAGGTTCAACAGATGTTAGTGTTCAACAAGATCGTGAAAATATTCTGTCTAAGTTTGATAGTTTTGTAGAAAAATATAATGCTACTATAACAGAACTAGATAAGATGACAAAACCTAGTACTGACAGTGACGAGAGAGGAATCTTCTCTGGTGAGAGTACTATCAAGAATATGAAAAGAGCAATCGAAGATATGATAGGTAGTATTGGCGGTGGTGTAGGCAGTTTGCTTGATTATGGATTTGATGTTGATAAATCTGGGACAATGACACTTGATAAGACTGTTTTAGAAACTAAAATGGATGAAAATTCTTCAAATGTAGAGATTTTCTTTGCTGGTGGAGACTTTGATAACGGTGATGGAACTACAACTACTGTTGATGGTGCTTTTACAGAGTTCTCTGCAAAAGTTGAAGAGTATACAAAATATAATGCAACTCTTGATCAATTTAAAGATTCTATATCTGAAACTATTAGCTCTCTTGAAGACAGAAAAGCAAAAGCAACTGAGAGACTGGATGCTAAGTATGAAATTCTTAAAAAACAGTTTATTGCGTACGATTTAATGATAAGTAGAATCAATTCTGCTTCATCAATGTTCGTTCAGATGGCAAATGCTCAAACAGCAGCACAAAATAGTTAA
- a CDS encoding N-acetylneuraminate synthase family protein, whose translation MHEISIENRKIGISYPPLVIVEIGINHKGNLNTAFEMVDAAYGAGAEIIKHQTHIVEDEMSKEAKKVIPANADISIYDIMKECALSEEDEIKLKDYVESKGMIFISTPFSRAAADRLERMGVKAYKIGSGECNNYPLIEHIASFGKPMIVSTGMNDISSIRKTVEILQNNKIPFALLHTTNLYPTPSHLVRLGAMQELMKEFPETIIGLSDHTTSNLACFAATALGASILERHFTDSMSRTGPDIVNSMDPKALSELIEGSAEIVKMRGGKKEAAAEEQVTIDFAFATVVTIKPVKKGETFTKDNIWVKRPGTGEIRAEHYNDVLGKTATSDINFDEHLSWSDINE comes from the coding sequence ATGCACGAAATAAGTATTGAAAATAGAAAAATTGGCATTAGCTATCCCCCTCTGGTCATTGTCGAGATAGGTATTAACCACAAAGGTAATTTGAATACTGCTTTTGAGATGGTTGATGCTGCTTACGGTGCCGGTGCTGAAATAATAAAACATCAAACTCATATAGTCGAAGATGAGATGAGCAAAGAAGCAAAAAAAGTCATACCTGCTAATGCAGACATTTCAATCTATGACATAATGAAAGAGTGTGCTCTAAGTGAAGAAGATGAGATAAAATTAAAAGATTATGTTGAATCAAAAGGTATGATATTTATCAGTACTCCATTTTCAAGAGCAGCTGCAGATAGACTAGAGAGAATGGGTGTAAAAGCATATAAAATAGGCTCAGGAGAGTGTAATAACTATCCATTGATTGAACATATCGCTTCATTTGGAAAGCCTATGATAGTCAGCACAGGGATGAATGACATTAGCTCTATAAGAAAAACTGTTGAGATTCTACAAAACAATAAAATCCCTTTTGCTCTGCTTCACACAACCAACCTCTACCCTACTCCATCACACTTAGTAAGACTTGGAGCAATGCAAGAACTTATGAAAGAGTTTCCAGAAACTATAATAGGACTTTCAGATCATACTACTTCAAACTTGGCATGTTTTGCTGCAACAGCACTTGGTGCTTCTATCTTAGAGAGGCACTTTACAGACAGTATGAGCAGAACTGGTCCTGATATTGTGAATTCTATGGATCCTAAAGCTCTTAGTGAGTTGATTGAGGGAAGTGCTGAGATAGTAAAAATGCGTGGCGGAAAGAAAGAAGCTGCTGCAGAAGAACAGGTCACTATAGACTTTGCATTTGCAACTGTCGTTACAATTAAGCCTGTAAAAAAAGGTGAGACTTTTACAAAAGACAATATTTGGGTAAAAAGACCTGGTACAGGGGAAATAAGAGCTGAACACTACAATGATGTACTTGGCAAGACAGCAACAAGTGACATAAACTTTGATGAGCATCTCTCATGGAGTGATATTAATGAGTAA
- a CDS encoding UDP-N-acetylglucosamine 4,6-dehydratase, producing the protein MSNILELIGREKELFSSDISTHEEKLKSTVSSSSFLVIGGAGSIGQAVVKEIFKRNPKKLHVVDISENNMVELVRDIRSSFGYIDGDFRTFALDIGSVEYDAFIHSDGKYDYVLNLSALKHVRSEEDQYTLMRMIDVNIFNTDKTLAQAIQKRTKKYFCVSTDKAANPVNMMGASKRIMEMFLMRRSKYIKISTARFANVAFSDGSLLHGFNQRIEKRQPIVAPNDIKRYFVTPKESGELCLMSCIFGQNRDIFFPKLSEDLHLISFADIAVKYLKAKGYEPYLCSSEDEARELAKTLPSEGKWPCMFTSSDTTGEKDFEEFYTKNETLDMEKFNNLGIIKNEPIFDDIKLNYFTQKIREFKQRLSWSKEDIVEEFFKLIPDFAHKEIGKYLDSKM; encoded by the coding sequence ATGAGTAATATCTTAGAGTTGATAGGCAGGGAAAAAGAGCTTTTTTCATCTGACATATCAACCCATGAAGAGAAACTAAAATCTACAGTCTCGTCTTCAAGCTTTTTGGTAATCGGCGGAGCAGGTTCTATCGGTCAGGCGGTTGTAAAAGAGATATTTAAAAGAAACCCTAAGAAACTTCATGTTGTAGATATAAGCGAGAACAACATGGTTGAACTGGTTCGTGATATACGAAGTTCTTTTGGTTATATTGATGGAGATTTTAGAACTTTTGCTCTTGATATTGGGAGTGTAGAGTATGATGCATTTATACACTCTGATGGAAAGTATGATTATGTACTAAACCTATCTGCTCTCAAACATGTTAGAAGTGAAGAAGACCAGTACACACTTATGCGGATGATAGACGTAAACATCTTTAACACTGACAAAACACTAGCTCAAGCCATACAAAAACGCACTAAAAAATACTTCTGTGTCTCAACCGACAAAGCAGCTAACCCTGTAAATATGATGGGTGCAAGCAAAAGAATTATGGAGATGTTTTTGATGCGCAGAAGCAAATACATAAAAATCTCTACAGCAAGATTTGCGAATGTTGCATTTTCAGACGGAAGTCTGCTTCATGGCTTTAACCAACGCATCGAAAAAAGACAACCCATAGTAGCTCCAAATGATATTAAACGATACTTTGTTACTCCAAAAGAGAGTGGTGAGTTATGTTTGATGTCTTGTATCTTCGGTCAAAATCGTGATATATTTTTTCCTAAACTCAGTGAGGATCTGCATCTTATATCTTTTGCAGATATCGCAGTCAAATATCTAAAAGCTAAAGGCTATGAACCTTATCTTTGCTCTAGTGAAGATGAAGCTAGAGAGTTAGCTAAAACACTTCCAAGTGAAGGAAAGTGGCCCTGTATGTTTACATCTAGTGATACAACAGGTGAAAAAGATTTTGAAGAGTTTTATACTAAGAATGAAACTCTAGATATGGAGAAGTTTAACAACTTAGGCATCATCAAAAATGAACCAATATTTGATGATATCAAACTAAACTACTTCACTCAAAAGATAAGAGAGTTTAAACAGAGATTATCTTGGTCAAAAGAGGATATTGTTGAAGAGTTTTTCAAACTGATTCCAGACTTTGCTCATAAAGAGATCGGTAAATACCTTGATTCAAAGATGTAA